From Aedes albopictus strain Foshan chromosome 1, AalbF5, whole genome shotgun sequence, one genomic window encodes:
- the LOC134285758 gene encoding uncharacterized protein LOC134285758, giving the protein MIRRNYGCQNGEASVGHQSPTVHDNGVDGGEPEVPSRYAETESNNLMDALEIERKRNASLSSKLRKVKARNRELMSSSVPGSTPGPGLSRFQSTMRDDSRHTEADSLSTSMNNLSFATLNIAQCIPVEGEDEIDRRTFESWRELLEASMQLVGVTDEGTKMSIFRIKAGPKLLEVLENTGSSFRTPCDVTTPYSNAMSRLVDYFGSRDYTLLHRQKLRSLTQGVGETDVKYVKRVINLAKLCDYDESQVLENVADVIQSHALNFSIREIGRKMLRKGGTISGLLEKVQAVEIAKVNEELFAKAHASQVVQVAPVSVPHSTQVSPAHTTNRYPEYDHQYQPQKRENNQPRYNDQQFGAKRGGFRRGSSVQPRQTPCWRCFSRYHGASSCSAIEKVCRACLRKGHLARACNQSKGPIKRKVTPEEDSTFAGPAPKKIAMISKEELSGDLNATEAVVNDVQGPRLEQRNRTDRGAYVHGYVAGMPIPFLIDSGADVNTINGDIFRTIMNNVQSRAAIFDVKTGSDKVLKPYATNANVDVLATFVAELKITDDRPTLLEKFYAVDQAKSLLSRNTALRYSVLQVGLSVPITNGTHMDSSPLPGEIFSVSGAVEFPKFNIAPVSLAYDKNRPPSRNIYTNIPPAFKQEAKRRLDELLSAGIIEPVTDSMDKSFCSSLLVVPKGKDDIRLVVDLRGPNKSIIRTPFKMPTLEAILAKLHGATYFSTLDLSSAFFHVVLDEGSRHLTNFFAGDGTYRFRRLPFGLTNAPDIFQEVCQTVILSGCEGVVNYLDDFLIFGKNKKEHDENLEKVLRRLREHNVCLNKEKCVFGETSVRFVGFTMTSDGLMIEQDKLKAIKNFRRPETQAEVKSFLGLVNFVERFIINRADKTEKLRELAKSDTFYWSDAEEQEFQLLKEDSLTSVLKLGYFCSDDETDVFVDASPVGLGAVLVQYDEDGKPRIISCASKALTESERKYPQTQKEALAIVWGVERFAFYLTSKSFSIRTDSEANEFIFGEGRKNQ; this is encoded by the exons ATGATTCGGCGGAATTATGGTTGCCAAAACGGCGAGGCCAGCGTTGGCCATCAGAGTCCGACGGTTCACGACAATGGCGTGGACGGTGGAGAACCCGAAGTTCCCAGCCG TTATGCCGAGACCGAGTCGAATAACCTAATGGACGCATTGGAGATAGAGCGGAAGCGCAATGCCTCACTATCCTCTAAGCTAAggaaagttaaagccagaaacaGAGAGCTGATGAGTTCCAGCGTTCCCGGATCTACCCCTGGCCCTGGGTTAAGCCGTTTTCAGTCCACCATGCGGGACGATTCAAGACACACCGAAGCTGACTCATTGTCAACATCAATGAACAATCTCTCCTTTGCCACGCTTAATATCGCTCAATGCATACCCGTGGAGGGTGAAGATGAGATTGACAGGAGGACATTTGAAAGTTGGCGTGAACTTCTAGAAGCATCGATGCAGCTCGTCGGAGTAACAGACGAAGGGACGAAAATGAGCATTTTTCGTATCAAGGCGGGGCCAAAACTTCTGGAAGTATTGGAAAACACGGGTTCCTCATTCAGAACACCTTGCGACGTTACTACGCCGTACTCGAATGCAATGAGCCGTCTGGTGGACTATTTCGGTTCGCGGGACTATACACTGCTTCATCGACAAAAACTTCGCTCGCTGACTCAAGGCGTAGGTGAAACAGATGTCAAGTACGTCAAGCGCGTTATTAACTTGGCAAAACTTTGTGACTACGACGAGAGCCAGGTTCTGGAGAATGTAGCAGATGTTATTCAGTCACATGCACTGAATTTCAGCATCCGGGAAATCGGAAGAAAAATGTTGAGAAAAGGAGGAACCATTTCAGGTTTATTGGAAAAGGTGCAGGCAGTGGAAATCGCTAAGGTGAATGAAGAGCTGTTTGCAAAAGCGCATGCATCACAAGTAGTTCAAGTCGCTCCGGTGTCTGTGCCTCACTCGACACAAGTTAGTCCGGCCCATACAACCAACCGGTATCCCGAATATGACCACCAGTACCAACCGCAAAAACGTGAGAACAACCAGCCAAGGTATAACGACCAGCAGTTCGGAGCTAAACGAGGAGGTTTTCGTCGAGGATCATCTGTGCAGCCGAGACAAACGCCTTGTTGGCGCTGTTTTAGCCGGTACCACGGGGCTTCATCCTGTTCAGCGATTGAGAAAGTCTGTCGCGCCTGTCTTCGAAAAGGACATCTAGCTCGAGCGTGCAACCAATCGAAAGGACCAATCAAGCGAAAGGTAACACCCGAGGAAGACAGCACATTCGCTGGTCCGGCACCGAAGAAGATAGCCATGATTTCCAAGGAGGAGCTATCAGGAGATCTCAAT GCAACAGAAGCTGTTGTCAATGATGTGCAAGGACCGAGACTGGAACAAAGAAATAGGACTGACCGTGGGGCTTATGTTCACGGATATGTCGCAGGGATGCCTATTCCATTTCTTATCGACTCAGGAGCCGATGTGAATACTATCAACGGTGACATTTTTCGAACAATAATGAACAATGTTCAATCTCGAGCAGCCATCTTCGACGTAAAAACGGGTTCGGATAAGGTGTTGAAACCATACGCGACCAACGCCAACGTTGACGTTCTAGCTACCTTCGTAGCAGAACTTAAAATTACTGATGATCGTCCTACGTTGCTGGAAAAGTTTTATGCTGTAGATCAGGCCAAATCTCTTCTGAGTAGAAACACCGCACTTAGATATAGTGTTCTGCAAGTAGGTTTGAGTGTACCAATAACGAATGGTACCCACATGGACTCCAGCCCTCTTCCTGGCGAGATCTTTTCGGTTTCGGGAGCAGTAGAGTTCCCGAAATTCAACATTGCACCAGTCTCGCTGGCATATGACAAGAACAGGCCTCCATCTCGAAATATTTATACGAACATACCACCAGCTTTCAAACAGGAAGCAAAGCGTAGGCTGGACGAACTCTTATCTGCGGGGATTATCGAACCGGTCACCGATAGTATGGACAAATCGTTCTGCTCTTCGTTGCTCGTCGTTCCGAAGGGAAAGGACGATATAAG aCTGGTTGTGGATTTACGGGGTCCGAACAAGAGCATTATCAGAACCCCTTTCAAAATGCCTACTCTGGAAGCGATTTTGGCTAAGCTACACGGCGCGACATACTTTTCGACACTTGACCTATCAAGTGCGTTTTTTCATGTTGTTTTGGACGAGGGATCTCGTCATCTCACCAACTTCTTCGCTGGAGACGGGACCTACAGGTTCAGAAGGCTTCCGTTTGGTCTGACCAACGCTCCGGACATCTTTCAGGAAGTCTGCCAGACAGTAATTCTCTCCGGCTGCGAAGGGGTTGTCAATTACTTGGACGACTTCCTAATCTTCGGAAAGAACAAGAAAGAGCATGACGAGAACTTGGAGAAG GTACTTCGTCGTCTTCGCGAGCACAATGTATGCCTCAACAAAGAGAAGTGTGTGTTCGGAGAGACATCAGTGAGGTTCGTGGGATTTACCATGACTAGTGATGGTCTCATGATCGAACAGGATAAACTTAAAGCCATCAAGAACTTCCGCCGACCGGAGACACAGGCCGAAGTAAAAAGTTTTCTTGGCCTGGTCAATTTTGTAGAGCGATTCATCATCAATCGAGCAGATAAAACTGAGAAATTGAGAGAACTCGCTAAGTCGGATACTTTTTATTGGTCGGATGCGGAGGAACAAGAGTTTCAGTTGCTGAAGGAGGACTCACTAACTTCAGTGCTCAAATTGGGCTATTTCTGCAGCGACGACGAGACAGATGTGTTTGTGGACGCTTCGCCCGTCGGGCTCGGGGCAGTTCTTGTGCAATACGACGAGGATGGTAAGCCGAGAATAATCTCTTGCGCTTCAAAAGCCTTAACGGAGTCAGAAAGGAAGTATCCACAAACTCAAAAGGAGGCATTGGCCATTGTTTGGGGTGTAGAGAGGTTTGCCTTCTATTTGACTAGCAAATCGTTTTCAATAAGAACAGATTCTGAGGCAAATGAGTTCATCTTTGGAGAGGGACGAAAAAACCAGTAA